A stretch of Campylobacter showae DNA encodes these proteins:
- a CDS encoding minor capsid protein, with protein MGKFYCLYCGATVRAWNNGLNADQKKRLERELKIGVSLGETTPMLAQRIAQVLEKNKRDATAIALTGAGAIVSEIRQAFFEANDDVIKCYKYQATLDTRTSELCRAYDGLIWDKDYKPIGHNFPFRKPRVNTHFNCRSTIIPVTKSWDELGIEGMDEASGRTRSSMNGYVPQDMTFNDWLKTQSPETIEKTLGKGRAELFMQGKITMRDLITQQGRVLDLGELAKKKKIWEYSKENIKHFDIPKGIKSRIGLKTDKIRGSLEYLFNKHPEMFDGKADIVNIIKDVFSAPDIIKPATRRSGGFIIAKSIDDKKKKMIDIGIYPNNGVIFHINKRKWDADMREFKKGKQ; from the coding sequence GTGGGCAAGTTTTATTGCCTTTATTGTGGCGCGACCGTCAGAGCGTGGAACAACGGGCTAAACGCCGATCAGAAAAAGAGACTAGAGCGCGAGCTAAAGATAGGCGTGAGTTTGGGCGAGACTACGCCGATGTTAGCCCAAAGGATAGCGCAGGTTTTAGAAAAAAATAAACGCGACGCTACCGCTATCGCTCTAACCGGAGCGGGCGCGATAGTAAGCGAAATTCGCCAAGCCTTTTTTGAAGCAAACGACGACGTCATAAAATGTTACAAATACCAAGCCACGCTAGATACTCGCACGTCAGAACTATGCAGAGCCTACGATGGCCTAATCTGGGATAAAGATTACAAACCCATCGGGCATAATTTCCCGTTTCGCAAACCGCGCGTAAATACTCATTTTAATTGTCGTAGCACCATAATACCCGTAACTAAAAGCTGGGACGAGCTAGGCATCGAGGGAATGGACGAAGCAAGCGGTCGCACTAGGTCAAGTATGAACGGCTACGTGCCGCAGGATATGACGTTTAACGACTGGCTAAAAACTCAAAGCCCCGAAACGATAGAAAAGACGCTAGGCAAAGGCAGAGCCGAGCTATTTATGCAAGGCAAGATCACTATGCGGGATTTGATAACGCAGCAGGGGCGAGTGTTGGATTTGGGCGAACTTGCCAAGAAAAAGAAGATTTGGGAATATTCAAAGGAAAATATTAAGCATTTTGATATACCAAAAGGCATTAAGAGTCGAATAGGGCTTAAGACGGACAAAATACGAGGTAGCTTGGAATATCTATTTAATAAGCACCCTGAAATGTTTGACGGTAAAGCGGATATTGTAAATATAATAAAAGATGTTTTTAGCGCGCCCGATATTATCAAGCCCGCAACGCGTCGTAGTGGCGGTTTCATAATAGCAAAGTCGATAGATGATAAGAAAAAGAAAATGATTGACATCGGCATTTACCCTAATAATGGTGTAATTTTTCACATAAACAAAAGAAAATGGGATGCTGATATGAGAGAATTTAAAAAAGGCAAGCAGTGA